The following proteins come from a genomic window of Megalobrama amblycephala isolate DHTTF-2021 linkage group LG1, ASM1881202v1, whole genome shotgun sequence:
- the abi3a gene encoding ABI family, member 3a isoform X4 has protein sequence MKDQNYGEEITKILEEAPSARKALLDNYNNLHDVAKYCENNYLQSGNDTSKALEETKAFTAQSLASVAYQISSLATNVLKLLDAQTLQLRKIESSVNQIGQTVDMHREKVARREIGAFTVAKRVSRSHKIIPPAKNKEAKIKYSRTPISFSSLDSVGHGVKDSGQPQLKTATMTRSGSTLSRGGRPPEPVQCPVAPTLSHGASLTSLNDKSIASSFGKAVPPPVVPSWPTTPDSDIISTLLDEAPPPPPPLMEAEGEEDHGQKTGPPPPPSPPPPPPLDCTDIPPPPPMPVSISTSDPSSLINMPPPPPAPPLETVAEENGFPLPEAPCDMPPPPAPDGLDLPTPPPLPGDENYDAPRSRRSRVRRHPPSSRSLSLRVRMGPSARSLYTRSLFLPSAQSRKAPLIPKT, from the exons ATGAAGGACCAAAACTACGGCGAAGAAATTACAAAAATTCTAGAGGAGGCCCCCTCTGCTCGCAAAGCACTTTTAGACAACTACAACAACTTACACGATGTAGCGAAGTATTGCGAGAACAACTACCTGCAG TCTGGAAATGATACGAGCAAAGCTCTGGAGGAGACCAAGGCCTTCACTGCTCAGTCTTTGGCTAGTGTGGCCTATCAGATCAGCTCTCTGGCCACCAATGTGCTCAAGCTTCTGGATGCACAGACCCTGCAGCTCCGCAAGATAGAGTCCTCCGTCAACCAGATCGGACAG ACAGTGGACATGCACAGGGAGAAGGTCGCCCGCAGAGAGATTGGCGCTTTCACGGTTGCCAAGAGGGTTTCACGCAGTCATAAGATTATCCCCCCAGCAAAAAATAAAGAAGCCAAGATCAAGTACTCCCGCACACCCATCTCTTTCTCCAGCCTGGACTCTGTTGGCCATGGCGTGAAG GATTCTGGCCAGCCGCAGTTAAAAACAGCTACCATGACACGGAGCGGCAGTACGCTGAG TCGAGGCGGCCGCCCTCCAGAGCCTGTCCAGTGTCCCGTGGCGCCCACTCTGTCTCATGGAGCGTCCCTCACCTCACTTAATGACAAGTCTATTGC TTCGAGCTTTGGTAAAGCCGTGCCGCCCCCGGTAGTGCCCAGCTGGCCCACCACCCCTGATAGTGACATCATCAGCACACTGCTGGATGAAGCGCCACCTCCTCCACCCCCACTGATGGAGGCAGAGGGTGAAGAGGATCATGGACAGAAGACCGGTCCACCTCCACCTCCATCTCCACCTCCACCTCCTCCCCTTGACTGCACCGACATCCCGCCACCTCCTCCCATGCCTGTTTCAATCAGTACATCTGATcccagcagcctaataaacatGCCACCTCCTCCACCAGCCCCACCTCTTGAAACAG TGGCCGAAGAGAATGGATTTCCTCTACCAGAAGCTCCCTGTGACATGCCTCCTCCACCAGCCCCTGATGGCCTTGATCTTCCAACCCCACCGCCTCTGCCTGGCGATGAGAACTATGATG CTCCGCGTTCTCGCCGGTCACGAGTGCGACGTCATCCTCCtagctctcgctctctctctctgagggTCCGCATGGGCCCCAGCGCTCGCTCGCTGTACACACGCTCGCTTTTTCTGCCCTCTGCTCAATCACGTAAGGCCCCGCTCATTCCTAAGACCTGA
- the abi3a gene encoding ABI family, member 3a isoform X5, whose protein sequence is MKDQNYGEEITKILEEAPSARKALLDNYNNLHDVAKYCENNYLQSGNDTSKALEETKAFTAQSLASVAYQISSLATNVLKLLDAQTLQLRKIESSVNQIGQTVDMHREKVARREIGAFTVAKRVSRSHKIIPPAKNKEAKIKYSRTPISFSSLDSVGHGVKDSGQPQLKTATMTRSGSTLSRGGRPPEPVQCPVAPTLSHGASLTSLNDKSIASSFGKAVPPPVVPSWPTTPDSDIISTLLDEAPPPPPPLMEAEGEEDHGQKTGPPPPPSPPPPPPLDCTDIPPPPPMPVSISTSDPSSLINMPPPPPAPPLETVAEENGFPLPEAPCDMPPPPAPDGLDLPTPPPLPGDENYDASLFSLSCRCCYLFL, encoded by the exons ATGAAGGACCAAAACTACGGCGAAGAAATTACAAAAATTCTAGAGGAGGCCCCCTCTGCTCGCAAAGCACTTTTAGACAACTACAACAACTTACACGATGTAGCGAAGTATTGCGAGAACAACTACCTGCAG TCTGGAAATGATACGAGCAAAGCTCTGGAGGAGACCAAGGCCTTCACTGCTCAGTCTTTGGCTAGTGTGGCCTATCAGATCAGCTCTCTGGCCACCAATGTGCTCAAGCTTCTGGATGCACAGACCCTGCAGCTCCGCAAGATAGAGTCCTCCGTCAACCAGATCGGACAG ACAGTGGACATGCACAGGGAGAAGGTCGCCCGCAGAGAGATTGGCGCTTTCACGGTTGCCAAGAGGGTTTCACGCAGTCATAAGATTATCCCCCCAGCAAAAAATAAAGAAGCCAAGATCAAGTACTCCCGCACACCCATCTCTTTCTCCAGCCTGGACTCTGTTGGCCATGGCGTGAAG GATTCTGGCCAGCCGCAGTTAAAAACAGCTACCATGACACGGAGCGGCAGTACGCTGAG TCGAGGCGGCCGCCCTCCAGAGCCTGTCCAGTGTCCCGTGGCGCCCACTCTGTCTCATGGAGCGTCCCTCACCTCACTTAATGACAAGTCTATTGC TTCGAGCTTTGGTAAAGCCGTGCCGCCCCCGGTAGTGCCCAGCTGGCCCACCACCCCTGATAGTGACATCATCAGCACACTGCTGGATGAAGCGCCACCTCCTCCACCCCCACTGATGGAGGCAGAGGGTGAAGAGGATCATGGACAGAAGACCGGTCCACCTCCACCTCCATCTCCACCTCCACCTCCTCCCCTTGACTGCACCGACATCCCGCCACCTCCTCCCATGCCTGTTTCAATCAGTACATCTGATcccagcagcctaataaacatGCCACCTCCTCCACCAGCCCCACCTCTTGAAACAG TGGCCGAAGAGAATGGATTTCCTCTACCAGAAGCTCCCTGTGACATGCCTCCTCCACCAGCCCCTGATGGCCTTGATCTTCCAACCCCACCGCCTCTGCCTGGCGATGAGAACTATGATG CCAGCCTATTCTCTTTATCTTGCCGTTGCTGTTATTTGTTTCTGTGA